A stretch of Halomonas elongata DSM 2581 DNA encodes these proteins:
- a CDS encoding TonB-dependent receptor codes for MSITSQPRPARLRLLLLCTALPASAVAQTTTSDANAPSGADDLSPVVVTATRNKSVAGKTPQKVTIITREQIEQQLAITQDPSQVLSNLVPSYSPSRQKLNNTGETFRGRSVLFMIDGVPQSNPLRDGGRDSYAIDLSMVERIEVIHGASAEHGLGATGGIINYVTKGSEGAGVHQHAGISLTSDDDFKSDGLGHKLNYRLSGQQGDWDYQFAASREERGVFYDGNDEIVGMAYHGEIQNSTSYDLMAKAGYWFDDNQNLEFSLNHFDLDIGDDYVPVSGDRDAGIPTTARKGSPDSDPGYNEVTTARLSYSHADWLGNDVDAQLYTQRFRAQFGATGLGSFPYQDDAGNTLYDYTRNESDKVGAKFTLSRDGLLDDRLTLTTGLDLLQDETQQVLVETNRNYVPESQFRNYAAFLQGDYDLTEALSLHAGVRQEHAKLNVDDYSTVDRSTSVENDLVSVNGGSPSFDETLFNAGIVYQATDWAQLYANYSEGFGMPDVGRVLRGVSTPGQDVDTLIDLSPIVTDNREIGARFNWDRYGLELSYYESNSDLGQRIQPDAQGNYRVQREKTEIQGIEITGEARLNDAHDLRLSYTHAEGKSDTDGDGSVDTKLTGRDLAPDTLKLAWSASWNDKLSTHLQYSRYFDRSFDDPAIEFDGYGLLDASLAYRLPVGRASLGIENLTDEDYFTYYSQSFPQSSALEDDLYFKGRGRTLTLSYQLDF; via the coding sequence ATGTCCATCACCTCCCAGCCTCGTCCAGCGCGACTGCGACTGCTCCTGCTGTGTACCGCCCTGCCCGCTTCCGCTGTCGCCCAGACAACCACGAGCGATGCCAACGCGCCGTCGGGCGCCGATGACCTCTCCCCGGTGGTCGTCACTGCAACCCGCAACAAGAGCGTCGCAGGCAAGACCCCACAGAAGGTCACCATCATCACCCGCGAGCAGATCGAGCAGCAGCTGGCGATCACCCAGGACCCCAGCCAGGTACTCAGCAACCTGGTTCCTTCCTACTCGCCCAGCCGCCAGAAGCTCAACAATACCGGCGAGACCTTCCGCGGCCGCTCGGTGCTGTTCATGATCGACGGCGTGCCCCAGTCCAACCCTCTGCGCGATGGCGGGCGGGACAGTTACGCCATCGATCTCTCCATGGTCGAGCGCATCGAGGTCATCCATGGCGCCAGCGCCGAGCATGGCCTGGGTGCCACCGGTGGCATCATCAATTACGTGACCAAAGGCTCCGAGGGCGCCGGCGTCCATCAGCATGCCGGCATCAGCCTGACCAGCGATGATGACTTCAAGTCGGACGGCCTCGGTCACAAGCTGAATTACCGGCTCAGCGGCCAGCAAGGCGACTGGGACTATCAGTTTGCCGCCAGCCGCGAGGAACGCGGCGTCTTCTACGACGGCAACGACGAAATCGTCGGCATGGCCTACCACGGTGAAATCCAGAACTCCACCAGCTACGACCTGATGGCCAAGGCGGGGTACTGGTTCGACGACAACCAGAACCTCGAGTTCTCCCTCAACCATTTCGACCTCGATATCGGCGACGACTATGTGCCGGTGTCCGGCGATCGTGACGCCGGCATACCGACCACGGCTCGCAAGGGCAGCCCCGATAGCGACCCGGGCTACAACGAGGTCACCACCGCCCGGCTGTCGTACTCCCACGCCGACTGGCTGGGCAACGATGTCGACGCCCAGCTCTATACCCAGCGCTTCCGCGCCCAGTTCGGTGCCACCGGCCTCGGCTCCTTTCCCTACCAGGATGACGCCGGCAACACCCTTTATGACTACACGCGCAACGAGTCCGACAAGGTTGGCGCCAAATTCACCCTGAGCCGCGACGGCCTGCTGGATGACCGCCTGACCCTGACCACCGGCCTCGACCTGCTGCAGGACGAGACCCAGCAGGTTCTGGTGGAAACCAACCGCAACTATGTGCCCGAGAGCCAGTTCCGCAATTATGCGGCCTTCCTGCAGGGCGACTACGACCTGACCGAGGCGCTGAGCCTGCATGCCGGGGTCCGTCAGGAGCATGCCAAGCTGAACGTCGACGACTACTCGACCGTGGATCGCAGCACCAGCGTCGAGAACGACCTGGTCTCGGTGAACGGCGGCTCCCCCAGCTTCGACGAGACGCTGTTCAACGCCGGCATCGTCTATCAGGCCACCGACTGGGCCCAGCTCTACGCCAACTATTCCGAGGGCTTCGGCATGCCCGACGTGGGCCGGGTGCTGCGAGGCGTCAGCACGCCTGGCCAGGACGTCGACACCCTGATCGATCTTTCGCCCATCGTCACCGACAACCGCGAGATCGGCGCACGCTTCAACTGGGATCGCTACGGGCTCGAACTGAGCTACTACGAGTCGAATTCCGACCTCGGCCAGCGCATCCAGCCCGATGCCCAGGGCAACTATCGCGTCCAGCGGGAGAAGACCGAGATCCAGGGCATCGAGATCACCGGCGAGGCCCGGTTGAACGATGCCCACGACCTGCGCCTCTCCTATACCCATGCCGAGGGCAAGTCCGACACCGACGGCGATGGCAGCGTCGATACCAAGCTGACGGGCCGCGACCTGGCGCCGGATACCCTGAAGCTGGCCTGGAGCGCGTCCTGGAACGACAAGCTGTCCACTCACCTGCAGTACAGCCGCTACTTCGACCGCAGCTTCGACGATCCGGCGATCGAGTTCGACGGCTATGGCCTGCTCGATGCTTCGCTGGCCTATCGGCTGCCGGTGGGCCGCGCCAGCCTGGGCATCGAAAACCTCACCGACGAGGACTACTTCACCTACTACTCGCAGTCATTCCCCCAGTCGTCCGCGCTCGAAGATGATCTGTACTTCAAGGGCCGGGGGCGCACCCTCACCCTGAGCTACCAGCTCGATTTCTAA
- a CDS encoding DHA2 family efflux MFS transporter permease subunit — protein sequence MPNAPGHGGKVLVSVLLGTFTVSLNNSALNLAVADLMATFEASATDVSWVVTLFMITMGMTMPLTGYLADRFGRRRIYLLGLWGFLAGSALGALAQSLAGIIFARGLQGVAAGLMIPLSLSLIFSAYPADQRGRASGIWGFAVMIAPAIGPSVGGLLLEISHWRALFLMNMPCALLGLLCSYRYLPAEAANRRRRFDLPGFALITLGMGAILSSLGQVDTLADLLGMRTLLPLTAGLLALLLFVRVERSADTPLLDLSLFSYPGYRLSVILACLQSIILFGCILLVPLWMQNALGFRPLTTGLVFLATALAASACSPIAGRLIDRYPPQWCIGAGLLITMASLLGLATLTEATPVWMIGTWMGLRGLGLGCAYLPSTTVGMRDLPESQVAQASAMNNMSRRLISSLGIVALSIHYDTAVQVALQEGVPYTEASATALHHAFLALAALAVLCLPLSWQLGRAVTRQTPASTDKASFPIHTHEHSLKTASSRRPE from the coding sequence ATGCCGAATGCCCCCGGGCATGGCGGAAAGGTACTGGTCAGTGTGCTGCTGGGAACCTTTACCGTCAGCCTCAACAACAGTGCCTTGAACCTGGCGGTGGCCGATCTGATGGCAACCTTCGAGGCCAGTGCCACGGATGTCAGCTGGGTGGTAACCCTGTTCATGATCACCATGGGCATGACCATGCCGCTCACCGGCTACCTGGCCGACCGTTTCGGCCGCAGACGCATCTACCTGCTCGGCCTGTGGGGCTTTCTGGCCGGCTCCGCGCTCGGCGCCCTGGCACAGAGCCTGGCCGGCATCATTTTTGCCCGCGGGCTGCAGGGCGTGGCCGCAGGGCTGATGATTCCCTTGTCCTTGTCATTGATCTTCTCGGCCTACCCCGCCGACCAGCGGGGTCGCGCCAGCGGAATCTGGGGATTCGCGGTGATGATCGCCCCGGCCATCGGCCCGAGCGTCGGCGGGCTGTTGCTCGAGATCAGCCACTGGCGGGCGCTGTTCCTGATGAACATGCCATGCGCGCTGCTGGGGCTGCTGTGCAGCTATCGATACCTGCCGGCGGAAGCCGCCAACCGTCGGCGCCGGTTCGACCTGCCTGGCTTCGCGCTGATCACTCTGGGCATGGGCGCGATATTGTCCTCGCTCGGCCAGGTGGACACGCTGGCGGACCTTCTGGGCATGCGAACCCTGCTCCCGCTCACCGCCGGTCTTCTGGCACTGTTGCTCTTCGTGCGCGTCGAGCGAAGCGCCGACACCCCCCTGCTCGACCTTTCCCTGTTTTCCTACCCGGGATACCGCCTCAGCGTCATCCTGGCCTGCCTGCAGTCGATCATCCTGTTCGGCTGCATCCTGCTGGTGCCGCTGTGGATGCAGAATGCGCTGGGCTTCCGTCCGTTGACCACGGGGCTGGTGTTCCTGGCCACCGCGCTGGCCGCCTCCGCCTGCTCGCCCATCGCAGGACGCCTGATCGACCGCTATCCACCGCAATGGTGCATCGGTGCCGGACTGTTGATCACCATGGCCAGCCTGCTGGGGCTCGCCACTCTGACGGAGGCCACCCCGGTCTGGATGATCGGTACCTGGATGGGCCTGCGTGGCCTCGGCCTCGGCTGCGCCTATCTGCCCTCCACCACGGTGGGCATGCGGGACCTGCCCGAGTCACAGGTCGCCCAGGCCTCGGCCATGAACAACATGTCCCGGCGCCTGATCTCGTCGCTCGGCATCGTCGCGCTGTCCATTCACTACGACACGGCCGTGCAGGTTGCGCTGCAAGAGGGCGTTCCCTATACCGAGGCGAGCGCCACCGCCCTCCACCATGCCTTCCTGGCACTGGCGGCACTCGCCGTGCTCTGCCTGCCATTGAGCTGGCAGCTTGGTCGCGCCGTGACACGGCAAACGCCAGCGTCGACGGACAAGGCGTCATTCCCCATCCATACCCACGAGCATTCCCTGAAGACTGCATCCTCCAGGAGGCCGGAATGA
- a CDS encoding ABC transporter substrate-binding protein — protein sequence MKTRSRIQCLWQTLLLASLMSLGTSADARDGHTIANAFGDTRIPDAPQRVVTLYQGATDSAVALGITPVGVVDSWLEKPMYRYLRDALDGVEHVGLETQPNLEKVAWLDPDLIVATRFRHERVRPLLERIAPTIATGSVFDFKATLSLVAEATGRESRARELLQAWDTRVADFRRKIADRLGDDWPQKAAVVRFKSDHLRIYSTGFAGSILDELGFEQPASVQDQGWGMKLTSEENIPVINADVIFVLLEPDDPAIARNYRHWTSHPLWQRLDAVQNNRVFEVDAVNWIMGGGILAANAMLDDLYAHYRLDNPGGAATLTAACSMDSTAGPRARDEEPDAC from the coding sequence ATGAAGACTCGCTCCCGGATCCAGTGCCTGTGGCAGACGCTATTGCTGGCCTCCCTCATGTCGCTGGGGACCAGCGCCGATGCCCGAGACGGGCACACCATCGCCAATGCCTTCGGCGACACCCGGATCCCCGATGCCCCGCAGCGCGTCGTCACCCTCTACCAGGGGGCGACGGACAGTGCGGTCGCGCTCGGCATCACGCCGGTCGGTGTCGTCGACTCCTGGCTGGAAAAACCCATGTATCGCTACCTGCGTGACGCCCTCGACGGCGTGGAGCACGTCGGCCTGGAAACCCAGCCCAACCTGGAGAAGGTCGCCTGGCTGGACCCGGACCTGATCGTGGCCACGCGTTTTCGGCACGAGCGGGTCCGACCGCTGCTGGAACGCATTGCGCCGACGATCGCCACCGGCAGCGTCTTCGACTTCAAGGCCACCCTGTCGCTGGTGGCCGAGGCCACGGGGCGGGAGTCCCGCGCCCGCGAACTGCTGCAGGCCTGGGACACTCGCGTGGCGGACTTTCGCCGCAAGATCGCCGATCGACTGGGCGACGATTGGCCGCAGAAGGCCGCCGTGGTGCGTTTCAAGAGCGATCATCTGCGTATCTATTCGACGGGATTCGCCGGCTCGATCCTCGATGAACTGGGCTTCGAACAGCCGGCATCCGTCCAGGACCAGGGCTGGGGAATGAAGCTGACCAGCGAGGAAAACATCCCGGTCATCAATGCCGACGTGATCTTCGTGTTGCTCGAACCGGACGACCCCGCCATCGCCCGGAACTACCGGCACTGGACGTCGCACCCCCTCTGGCAGCGACTGGATGCCGTGCAGAACAACCGCGTCTTCGAGGTGGACGCGGTGAACTGGATCATGGGCGGCGGCATCCTGGCCGCCAATGCCATGCTGGATGACCTCTACGCCCATTACCGGCTGGACAACCCCGGCGGGGCCGCAACACTCACCGCCGCCTGCTCCATGGATAGC